One segment of Anastrepha obliqua isolate idAnaObli1 chromosome 3, idAnaObli1_1.0, whole genome shotgun sequence DNA contains the following:
- the LOC129241289 gene encoding uncharacterized protein LOC129241289 codes for MAPKAQFTLEEITKIALGAPELTSTSVHVLHSLVDVVLKKIGCQNDTVSICGVESDCLAELLNKSKSTPINFDDKQVTIIAPELNNIVELEKSVDELQIKLNDHINTARKFNQLPQMKFDIKDWEKMKDLEGSRCIACEEDQQIACYLTSNIDFLKKLQRRLAEPMVLNLFQFEQEISALNEDMNTLIANVAEKVEKFALIEASLLAVEKVRAEIELHNYTFLGAMEEIQDILDFKLDKIQIPALKRYVMLNFKHIDRHVKGVKYAVDCPKYPGTITTGVRCLSCGDRNVCIQRGVHPTGMLPDAHAFKPTHLPRVCECKTEKEEAKKMDVANVVPTLITKENIDAGAATATVVSIDDCTLTCHEKYEFLEGTDGLLYRKG; via the coding sequence ATGGCGCCAAAGGCCCAATTTACGTTAGAGGAGATTACTAAAATCGCGTTGGGCGCGCCAGAGTTGACGAGCACGAGTGTCCACGTTCTGCATAGTCTAGTCGATGTGgttctcaaaaaaattggttgTCAGAatgatacagtttccatttgcgGCGTGGAATCTGATTGTTTGGCAGAATTgttaaataaatctaaatcaaCACCGATTAATTTTGACGATAAGCAAGTGACTATTATTGCTCCCGAATTAAATAATATCGTCGAGCTAGAAAAGTCCGTAGACGAATTGCAGATCAAGCTCAATGATCATATAAATACCGCAAGAAAATTCAATCAATTGCCGCAAATGAAATTTGATATCAAGGACTGGGAAAAAATGAAAGATTTGGAAGGGAGTCGGTGTATTGCTTGTGAAGAAGATCAACAGATCGCTTGCTATCTAACTAGCAATATTGATTTTCTCAAAAAGCTACAACGTCGTCTCGCTGAACCCATGGTTTTGAACCTATTTCAATTTGAGCAAGAAATATCAGCGCTCAATGAAGACATGAATACGTTAATAGCAAATGTCGCAGAGAAAGTGGAGAAATTCGCATTGATTGAAGCTAGTCTGCTAGCGGTTGAAAAGGTACGAGCGGAAATCGAGCTACATAACTATACGTTCTTAGGTGCGATGGAGGAAATTCAGGACATCTTAGACTTCAAATTGGATAAAATACAAATTCCTGCACTGAAGCGTTACGTCATGCTCAACTTCAAACATATCGATAGACACGTAAAAGGCGTGAAATATGCAGTGGACTGCCCAAAATATCCAGGCACTATCACCACCGGAGTGCGTTGTCTATCATGCGGTGATCGAAATGTATGCATCCAGAGAGGAGTTCATCCAACTGGTATGTTACCAGATGCACATGCTTTCAAACCAACACATCTGCCGCGAGTATGCGAATGCAAGACAGAGAAAGAAGAGGCAAAGAAAATGGATGTTGCGAATGTAGTTCCTACGCTGATTACGAAAGAAAACATTGATGCTGGAGCCGCAACTGCAACTGTTGTTTCAATAGATGATTGCACATTAACATGCCATGAGAAGTATGAGTTTTTAGAGGGCACCGATGGACTGCTGTATCGCAAGG
- the LOC129241328 gene encoding uncharacterized protein LOC129241328, which yields MYSPSAQHFTLHQLANIALGCEQMTGVNTVVLHSLLNLVLKKLNCQNEKVSISGYEAKQMAELLETAHTSPIIFHEENFDVVLERFENLDELEKRLDAAEVQLKEHLLGIRRYLSKLENLEPCRFDENDYYELCEDSCSTLNPDVKATCDMLSRTSFLKNILLHIYHPIAKAYFAIEDKLNALQKALCMLIQRLDLTLNSFALINSVESEFEWSRLEFDRLHLGFIKALNEIQDILDAKVDKFQIVQLKDYITEQFDLIWDKLNKLLKEGRCQVASAIIFEDRKSGPTTTTTTKIKPKIKCTCGGAHLSSMREQKLLDRIKRIDIERVKALLETKGRRSYYLPMS from the coding sequence atgtattcgccTTCGGCGCAGCATTTTACATTACATCAATTAGCGAACATTGCACTTGGTTGTGAACAAATGACTGGGGTCAATACCGTTGTACTGCATAGCCTGCTCAACCTGGTGTTGAAGAAGTTGAATTGTCAAAACGAAAAGGTATCGATAAGTGGCTATGAAGCCAAACAAATGGCAGAGCTTTTGGAAACAGCGCACACATCACCAATTATTTTCCATGAGGAGAACTTTGATGTCGTTTTAGAAAGATTTGAGAACTTGGATGAGTTAGAGAAACGACTCGATGCAGCCGAGGTGCAATTAAAAGAACATTTGCTGGGCATTCGTCGCTATTTGAGTAAACTTGAAAATCTAGAGCCTTGTCGATTTGATGAGAACGATTACTATGAACTATGTGAGGATTCTTGTAGCACACTCAATCCAGATGTTAAGGCTACCTGTGATATGCTCAGCAGAACATCCTTTCTCAAAAATATATTGCTACATATATATCATCCCATCGCCAAGGCATACTTTGCAATTGAAGACAAGTTAAACGCACTCCAAAAAGCGCTGTGTATGCTAATACAACGATTGGATTTAACTCTGAATAGCTTCGCTCTCATTAATTCAGTAGAAAGTGAATTTGAATGGAGTCGCCTCGAATTCGATAGGCTGCATCTGGGCTTTATTAAAGCTTTGAACGAGATACAAGATATACTCGATGCCAAGGTCGATAAGTTTCAAATAGTGCAATTGAAAGACTATATAACAGAACAATTCGATTTGATTTGggataaattgaataaattgcttAAAGAAGGTCGTTGCCAAGTGGCGAGTGCTATTATATTTGAAGATAGAAAATCcgggccaacaacaacaacaacaacaaagataaaaccaaaaattaaatgtacCTGTGGGGGTGCCCATTTGTCTTCAATGCGGGAACAAAAGCTGCTGGATCGCATAAAACGTATAGATATTGAACGCGTAAAAGCTCTTCTGGAAACAAAAGGCCGAAGATCTTACTATCTGCCCATGTCATAG